From Argonema galeatum A003/A1, one genomic window encodes:
- a CDS encoding flavin prenyltransferase UbiX, whose product MTNDKPLILGISGASGLIYAVRALKFLLEAEMAIELVASKSTYMVWQAEQNISMPANPIQQEQFWRFHSGVETKGKLRCHPWGDVGANIASGSFRTLGMIVMPCSMSTVAKLAAGLSSDLLERAADVQLKEGRKLVIVPRETPFSLIHLRNLTSLAEAGARIVPAIPAWYHNPQTIEDLVDFVVSRALDQLDIDCIPINRWSGHL is encoded by the coding sequence ATGACCAATGACAAACCTTTGATATTAGGCATTTCAGGGGCATCTGGCCTGATCTATGCCGTGCGAGCATTAAAATTTCTGTTGGAAGCGGAGATGGCGATCGAGCTTGTTGCCTCTAAATCTACTTATATGGTTTGGCAAGCAGAACAAAATATAAGTATGCCTGCCAATCCTATCCAGCAGGAGCAATTCTGGCGCTTCCACAGCGGGGTGGAAACAAAAGGAAAACTCCGCTGTCACCCTTGGGGCGATGTGGGCGCTAACATTGCTAGTGGTTCTTTCCGTACTTTGGGGATGATTGTGATGCCTTGCAGTATGAGTACGGTAGCAAAGCTGGCAGCTGGTCTGAGTTCTGACCTTTTGGAGCGTGCAGCTGATGTTCAGCTCAAGGAAGGACGCAAACTCGTGATTGTCCCCCGCGAGACGCCCTTCAGCTTGATTCACTTGCGGAACTTAACGAGTTTGGCGGAGGCTGGTGCGAGAATTGTTCCGGCTATTCCAGCTTGGTATCACAATCCCCAGACAATTGAAGATTTGGTGGATTTTGTGGTATCTCGTGCTTTAGATCAACTGGATATTGACTGCATTCCTATCAATCGCTGGTCAGGACACCTTTAG
- a CDS encoding lipopolysaccharide assembly protein LapA domain-containing protein encodes MSRLVLLLIFLLGLTLFALYNLSPVVLAFLGAKSLPLPLGVWVIVALATGFFSSLLLSLLFQLSNYFSEQQLQVTQRTLREAESRIRTLEAESSRYRWQSPESSSPNESRSYSTTQSSAEYDYLENADDEEGPIGDTQERQDNARNRTTYETEQAPTSSSKAGSVYSYSYKEPKNSGVGKTESVYDAEYRVITPPYRGEPKRNENDWEYNKSGNEEDWGFEDDDEFDDESDRSPPRS; translated from the coding sequence ATGTCTCGCCTTGTATTGCTGCTTATATTTCTCTTAGGGCTAACTCTATTTGCCTTATACAATTTGTCGCCAGTCGTGCTGGCGTTTTTGGGCGCGAAGTCGTTGCCGTTACCTCTAGGGGTATGGGTTATCGTAGCTCTAGCAACTGGTTTTTTCTCTTCGCTGCTGCTATCTCTGTTGTTCCAACTCTCGAATTATTTCTCTGAGCAACAATTGCAAGTCACCCAAAGGACGCTCCGCGAAGCAGAATCCCGCATTCGTACACTTGAAGCGGAAAGCTCCCGTTATAGATGGCAATCTCCGGAAAGTTCTTCACCCAATGAAAGTCGCTCTTATTCCACTACCCAAAGTTCGGCGGAATATGATTATTTGGAGAACGCGGATGATGAAGAAGGCCCGATCGGTGATACTCAAGAGCGTCAGGATAATGCCAGAAACCGCACTACTTATGAAACCGAGCAAGCGCCGACAAGTAGCTCCAAAGCTGGCTCTGTATATTCCTATAGCTATAAAGAACCTAAAAATTCGGGCGTGGGAAAAACTGAGTCTGTTTACGATGCAGAGTATCGAGTCATCACGCCGCCTTATCGGGGGGAGCCAAAAAGAAATGAAAATGACTGGGAATATAATAAAAGTGGGAATGAAGAGGATTGGGGATTTGAGGATGACGATGAATTTGATGATGAAAGCGATCGCTCCCCTCCTCGATCGTAA